Below is a genomic region from Nocardioides panacis.
CCGCACGGAGCCCTGCAGCTTCAGCCGAGCGGTGTACGCCGTGACGCGCGGCCGCAGCTGCGAGACCCAGACCAGCACGCCCGCGAAGGCGGCGGCCAGCGCGATCCGGAGCCCGACGAGCGTGTGCACGCCGATCACCACGTAGCCGACCGCGAGGACCGCCAGCACCACACCGGCCCAGCCCACGAACATCCCGGTGGTGGGCTTGAACCGCTCGAGCACGCGCTCGGCACCGGGCTCGTCCGCGGGGGTCTGCGCTGAGGGGGCCATGGCCCGATTCTGCACCGGCGCGGGCGGTTCTCCGCAACCGGAGGCCCGGTCCTAGGATGGGCGCCGTGACACAGACCCTGAGCTCGACGGCGAGCTCGACGCCCGACGGCGCGCTGCCCGGCCACCTGGCCGAGGCGACCTCGTCCGACGCGTCCCTCCGCCGGTTCCTGCACGGGCTGCCGGGGGTGGACCAGGTCGGCGCCGAGGCGCGGGCCGCGTCGCTCGGCACCCGGTCGATCAAGACCACCGCCAAGGCCTTCGCCCTCGACCTCGCGGTCCGGATGGTCGACCTCACCACGCTGGAGGGGTCCGACACCCCCGGCAAGGTGCGGGCCCTGTGCTCCAAGGCGATGCGGCCCGACCCGGCGGACCCCTCGTGCCCCGCCGCGGCAGCGGTCTGCGTCTACCCCGACATGGTCGCGACCGCCAAGCAGGCGCTCGCCGGCAGCGGGGTGCGCATCGCCTCGGTCGCCACCGCGTTCCCGTCGGGCCGTGCGGCGCGGGACATCAAGCTGGCCGACACGCGTGACGCGGTCGAGGCCGGCGCCGACGAGATCGACATGGTGATCGACCGCGGCGCGTTCCTCTCCGGCCGCTACCTCGACGTGTTCGAGGAGATCGTGGCGGTGCGGGAGGCGTGCGGGGACGCGCACCTCAAGGTGATCTTCGAGACCGGCGAGCTGCAGACCTACGACAACGTCCGCCGGGTCTCCTGGCTCGCGATGATGGCAGGGGCGCACTTCATCAAGACCTCCACCGGCAAGATCCAGCCGGCCGCCACCCTGCCGGTGACGATGGTGATGCTGGAGGCGGTCCGCGACTACCGCGCGGCGACCGGCCAGATGGTCGGCGTGGAAGCCCGCCGGCGGCATCCGCACCG
It encodes:
- the deoC gene encoding deoxyribose-phosphate aldolase produces the protein MTQTLSSTASSTPDGALPGHLAEATSSDASLRRFLHGLPGVDQVGAEARAASLGTRSIKTTAKAFALDLAVRMVDLTTLEGSDTPGKVRALCSKAMRPDPADPSCPAAAAVCVYPDMVATAKQALAGSGVRIASVATAFPSGRAARDIKLADTRDAVEAGADEIDMVIDRGAFLSGRYLDVFEEIVAVREACGDAHLKVIFETGELQTYDNVRRVSWLAMMAGAHFIKTSTGKIQPAATLPVTMVMLEAVRDYRAATGQMVGVEARRRHPHRQGRDQVPRDGQRGGRPGLAGPGLVPLRRLHAPQRPAHAAHQDDHRPLLRSRLLHAGLIPCD